Proteins encoded together in one Takifugu flavidus isolate HTHZ2018 unplaced genomic scaffold, ASM371156v2 ctg141, whole genome shotgun sequence window:
- the LOC130519725 gene encoding mitochondrial import receptor subunit TOM40 homolog, with the protein MGSVLAAASPSPAPAAGGQGVPGLVSVPPGFTVPPVSSVLQASSSETPGSDSSLPNPGSYEECHRKCKEVFPLQMEGVRLVVNKGLSNHFQVSHTVTLSTLGESGYRFGSTYVGSKQTGPAESFPVMVGDMDNTGSLNAQIIHQLTTAVRSKIAIQTQQHKFVNWQCDFEYRGEDFTTAVTLGNPDVVVGSGILVSHYLQSVTPALALGGELVYHRRPGEEGTVTSFLGRYTGDNYVATVTVGGAGAHASYYHKANDQLQIGVEFEASTRMQDTTTSLGYQLDLPKANLLFKGTVDSNWVVGATLEKKLIPLPLTLALGAFLNHRKNKFQCGFGITIG; encoded by the exons GGCGGCCGCCTCTCCCAGTCCTGCCCCAGCTGCAGGGGGCCAAGGGGTCCCAGGATTGGTGTCAGTCCCTCCAGGGTTCACTGTGCCCCCAGTGTCTTCCGTCCTCCAGGCATCTAGTTCTGAAACTCCAGGCTCAGATTCTTCTCTCCCAAATCCTGGCTCGTATGAAGAGTGCCACCGCAAATGTAAAG AGGTGTTCCCTTTGCAGATGGAAGGGGTGCGGCTGGTGGTCAACAAGGGCCTGAGTAACCACTTCCAGGTCAGCCATACTGTTACCCTCAGCACCCTCGGGGAATCTGGGTACCGCTTTGGTTCCACGTACGTCGGCAGCAAACAGACTGGACCGGCTGAG TCATTCCCAGTGATGGTTGGCGATATGGACAACACTGGCAGTCTAAACGCCCAAATTATCCACCAGCTAACAACGGCAGTGCGTTCCAAAATCGCCATTCAG ACTCAGCAGCACAAGTTCGTGAACTGGCAGTGCGACTTTGAGTACCGCGGCGAGGACTTCACCACCGCCGTGACGCTGGGAAATCCAGACGTGGTCGTCGGATCTG GGATTTTGGTGAGCCACTATCTCCAGTCTGTTACCCCAGCACTGGCGCTGGGGGGGGAGCTGGTGTACCACAGGAGACCAGGAGAAGAAGGAACCGTCACCTCATTTTTGGGCAGATACACTG GTGATAACTACGTTGCCACGGTGACCGTAGGAGGAGCCGGTGCTCACGCTTCCTACTACCATAAAGCCAACGACCAG TTGCAGATCGGTGTCGAGTTTGAAGCGAGCACGAGGATGCAGGACACCACCACGTCCTTGGGCTACCAGCTGGACCTGCCCAAGGCCAACCTGCTCTTCAAAG GAACTGTCGACAGTAACTGGGTGGTCGGAGCGAccctggagaagaagctgatcCCGCTCCCTCTCACGCTGGCCCTGGGGGCTTTCCTCAACCACCGGAAGAACAAGTTCCAGTGTGGCTTCGGGATCACGATCGGGTAG